The Zonotrichia leucophrys gambelii isolate GWCS_2022_RI chromosome 20, RI_Zleu_2.0, whole genome shotgun sequence genome contains a region encoding:
- the SLC12A5 gene encoding solute carrier family 12 member 5 isoform X1, translating into MLNNLTDCEDGDGGASQGDGNPKESSPFINSTDLEKGKEYDGKNMALFEEEMDTSPMVSSLLSGLANYTNLPQGSREHEEAENNDGGKKKPVQAPRMGTFMGVYLPCLQNIFGVILFLRLTWVVGIAGIMESFCMVFLCCSCTMLTAISMSAIATNGVVPAGGSYYMISRSLGPEFGGAVGLCFYLGTTFAGAMYILGTIEILLAYIFPAMAIFKAEDASGEAAAMLNNMRVYGTCVLTCMATVVFVGVKYVNKFALVFLGCVILSILAIYAGVIKSAFDPPSFPICLLGNRTLSRHGFDLCTKMVVEGNETVGSKLWELFCTSRFLNATCDEYFTMNNVTEIEGIPGAASGLIQENLWSSYLTKGVIVEKRGLPSVSSPDTPVDMDQPYVFSDMTSYFTLLVGIYFPSVTGIMAGSNRSGDLRDAQKSIPTGTILAIATTSAVYISSVVLFGACIEGVVLRDKFGEAVNGNLVVGTLAWPSPWVIVIGSFFSTCGAGLQSLTGAPRLLQAISRDGIVPFLRVFGHGKANGEPTWALLLTACICEIGILIASLDEVAPILSMFFLMCYMFVNLACAVQTLLRTPNWRPRFRYYHWTLSFLGMSLCLALMFICSWYYALVAMLIAGLIYKYIEYRGAEKEWGDGIRGLSLSAARYALLRLEEGPPHTKNWRPQLLVLVRGDQEQNVVHPQLLSFTSQLKAGKGLTIVASVLEGTFLDNHPQAQRAEESIRRLMEAEKVKGFCQVVISSNLRDGMSHLIQSSGLGGLQHNTVLVGWPRSWRQKEDHQTWRNFIELVRETTAGHLALLVAKNVAMFPGNQERFSEGHIDVWWIVHDGGMLMLLPFLLRQHKVWRKCKMRIFTVAQMDDNSIQMKKDLTTFLYHLRITAEVEVVEMHESDISAYTYEKTLVMEQRSQILKQMHLTKNEREREIQSITDESRGSIRRKNPANTRLRLNVPEEQAADGEEKPEEEVQLIHDKNATTFSSSSQSPGDEVEAAPEKVHLTWTKEKSVAEKNKSKSPVSPEGIKDFFSMKPEWENLNQSNVRRMHTAVRLNEVIVKKSQDAKLVLLNMPGPPRNRKGDENYMEFLEVLTEHLDRVLLVRGGGREVITIYS; encoded by the exons ATGCTGAACAACCTGACCGACTGCGAGGACGGCGACGGCGGCGCCAGCCAAG GCGATGGCAATCCCAAGGAGAGCAGCCCCTTCATTAACAGCACGGACCTGGAGAAGGGCAAGGAGTACGATGGCAAGAACATGGCCCTCTTCGAG GAGGAGATGGACACCAGCCCTATGGTCTCGTCCCTGCTGAGTGGACTGGCCAATTACACCAACCTGCCACAGGGCAGCCGGGAGCATGAGGAGGCTGAGAACAATGATGGAGGCAAGAAGAAGCCGGTGCAG GCCCCACGGATGGGCACCTTCATGGGTGTCTACCTGCCCTGCCTTCAGAACATCTTCGGAGTCATCCTCTTTTTGCGCCTCACCTGGGTGGTGGGGATCGCTGGCATCATGGAGTCATTCTGCATGgtcttcctctgctgctcctgt ACGATGCTGACGGCCATTTCCATGAGCGCGATCGCCACCAACGGTGTGGTGCCAG CGGGTGGCTCCTACTACATGATCTCACGCTCGCTGGGACCTGAGTttggtggggctgtggggctctgCTTCTACCTGGGCACCACCTTTGCGGGTGCCATGTACATCCTGGGCACCATCGAAATCCTGCTG GCCTACATCTTCCCAGCCATGGCCATCTTCAAGGCAGAGGATGCCAGCGGGGAGGCAGCTGCAATGCTCAACAACATGCGTGTGTATGGCACCTGTGTGCTGACCTGCATGGCCACCGTGGTGTTCGTGGGTGTCAAGTATGTCAACAAATTCGCCCTGGTCTTCCTGGGCTGTGTCATCCTCTCCATCCTTGCCATCTATGCTGGAGTCATCAAATCTGCCTTTGACCCACCAAGCTTCCC GATCTGCCTCCTGGGCAACAGGACCCTCTCACGCCACGGCTTCGACCTCTGCACCAAGATGGTGGTGGAGGGGAACGAGACAGTTGGCTCCAAGCTCTGGGAGCTTTTCTGCACCTCCCGTTTCCTCAATGCCACCTGTGATGAGTACTTCACCATGAACAACGTCACTGAGATCGAGGGcatccctggtgctgccagTGGCCTCATCCAAG AGAACCTCTGGAGCTCATACCTGACCAAGGGCGTGATCGTGGAGAAGCGGGGGCTGCCCTCGGTGAGCTCCCCCGACACGCCGGTGGACATGGACCAGCCCTACGTCTTCAGCGACATGACGTCCTACTTCACCCTGCTCGTGGGCATCTACTTCCCCTCGGTGACAG GCATCATGGCTGGCTCCAACCGCTCGGGAGACCTGCGGGATGCCCAGAAGTCCATCCCCACGGGCACCATCCTGGCCATTGCCACCACCTCTGCGGTCT ATATCAGCTCTGTTGTCCTCTTTGGAGCATGCATCGAGGGGGTCGTCCTGCGTGACAA GTTTGGTGAGGCTGTCAACGGGAACCTGGTGGTTGGCACCCTGGCGTGGCCGTCCCCGTGGGTCATTGTCATTGGCTCTTTCTTCTCCACCTGCGGGGCGGGGTTGCAGAGTCTCACCGGCGCCCCCCGCCTCCTGCAAgccatctccagggatgggatcgTTCCCTTCCTCAGG GTCTTTGGCCATGGCAAAGCCAACGGGGAGCCGACATgggccctgctgctcacagcctgcaTCTGCGAGATCGGGATCCTGATCGCCTCCCTGGACGAGGTGGCTCCCATCCTCTCCAT GTTCTTCCTCATGTGCTACATGTTTGTGAACCTGGCGTGTGCGGTTCAGACGCTGCTGCGGACGCCCAACTGGCGGCCCCGCTTCCGCTACTACCACTG gACCCTGTCCTTCCTGGGCATGAGCCTCTGCCTGGCGCTGATGTTCATCTGCTCCTGGTACTACGCACTGGTGGCCATGCTGATCGCTGGCCTCATCTACAAATACATCGAGTACCGCGG GGCGGAGAAGGAGTGGGGTGACGGGATCCGGGGCCTGTCCCTGAGTGCAGCCCGCTATGCCCTGCTGCGCCTGGAGGAAGGGCCCCCACACACCAAaaactggag GCCGCAGCTGCTGGTCCTGGTCCGTGGGGATCAGGAGCAGAACGTGGTGCACCCGCAGCTCCTGTCCTTCACCTCGCAGCTCaaggctgggaagggcctcACGATCGTGGCCTCGGTGTTAGAAGGGACCTTCCTGGACAACCACCCTCAGGCACAGAGGGCAGAGGAG TCCATCCGGCGCCTGATGGAGGCAGAGAAGGTGAAGGGCTTTTGTCAGGTGGTGATCTCCTCTAACCTGCGGGATGGCATGTCCCACCTGATCCAGTCCAgcgggctgggggggctgcagcACAACACAGTGCTGGTGGGCTGGCCCCGCAGCTGGCGCCAGAAGGAGGACCACCAGACCTGGAGGAACTTCATTG AGCTGGTGCGAGAGACCACAGCTGGGCATCTGGCCTTGCTGGTGGCCAAGAATGTTGCCATGTTTCCGGGCAACCAGGAGCGGTTCTCGGAGGGTCACATCGACGTCTGGTGGATTGTCCACGATGGGGGGATGCTgatgctgctgcccttcctgctgcGGCAGCACAAG GTGTGGCGTAAGTGCAAGATGCGCATCTTCACGGTGGCACAGATGGATGACAACAGCATCCAGATGAAGAAGGACCTGACCACGTTCCTGTACCACCTGCGCATCACCGCAGAGGTGGAGGTGGTGGAGATG CATGAGAGTGACATCTCTGCTTACACCTATGAGAAGACTCTGGTGATGGAGCAGCGTTCCCAGATCCTCAAACAAATGCACCTCACCAAGAACGAGCGGGAGCgggag ATCCAGAGCATCACGGATGAGTCCCGTGGCTCCATCCGGCGCAAGAACCCGGCCAACACCCGCCTGCGCTTGAACGTCCCCGAGGAGCAGGCTGCTGATGGCGAGGAGAAgccagaggaggag GTCCAACTAATCCACGACAAGAATGCCAccaccttctccagcagctctcagtcTCCTGGTGATGAGGTGGAGGCAGCCCCTGAGAAGGTGCATCTCACCTGGACCAAGGAGAAGTCCGTTGCTGAGAAGAACAAGAGCAAGAGCCCTGTCAGCCCTGAGGGCATCAAAGACTTCTTCAGCATGAAGCC GGAGTGGGAGAACCT GAACCAGTCCAACGTGAGGAGGATGCACACGGCTGTGAGGCTCAATGAGGTGATTGTGAAGAAGTCCCAGGATGCCAAGCTGGTCCTGCTGAACATGCCAGGGCCTCCCCGTAACCGGAAAGGGGATGAGAACT ACATGGAGTTCCTGGAGGTGCTGACGGAGCATCTGGACAGAGTGCTCCTGGTGCGTGGTGGGGGCCGGGAGGTCATCACCATCTACTCCTGA
- the SLC12A5 gene encoding solute carrier family 12 member 5 isoform X2 — MSGRFTVTGGGGDGNPKESSPFINSTDLEKGKEYDGKNMALFEEEMDTSPMVSSLLSGLANYTNLPQGSREHEEAENNDGGKKKPVQAPRMGTFMGVYLPCLQNIFGVILFLRLTWVVGIAGIMESFCMVFLCCSCTMLTAISMSAIATNGVVPAGGSYYMISRSLGPEFGGAVGLCFYLGTTFAGAMYILGTIEILLAYIFPAMAIFKAEDASGEAAAMLNNMRVYGTCVLTCMATVVFVGVKYVNKFALVFLGCVILSILAIYAGVIKSAFDPPSFPICLLGNRTLSRHGFDLCTKMVVEGNETVGSKLWELFCTSRFLNATCDEYFTMNNVTEIEGIPGAASGLIQENLWSSYLTKGVIVEKRGLPSVSSPDTPVDMDQPYVFSDMTSYFTLLVGIYFPSVTGIMAGSNRSGDLRDAQKSIPTGTILAIATTSAVYISSVVLFGACIEGVVLRDKFGEAVNGNLVVGTLAWPSPWVIVIGSFFSTCGAGLQSLTGAPRLLQAISRDGIVPFLRVFGHGKANGEPTWALLLTACICEIGILIASLDEVAPILSMFFLMCYMFVNLACAVQTLLRTPNWRPRFRYYHWTLSFLGMSLCLALMFICSWYYALVAMLIAGLIYKYIEYRGAEKEWGDGIRGLSLSAARYALLRLEEGPPHTKNWRPQLLVLVRGDQEQNVVHPQLLSFTSQLKAGKGLTIVASVLEGTFLDNHPQAQRAEESIRRLMEAEKVKGFCQVVISSNLRDGMSHLIQSSGLGGLQHNTVLVGWPRSWRQKEDHQTWRNFIELVRETTAGHLALLVAKNVAMFPGNQERFSEGHIDVWWIVHDGGMLMLLPFLLRQHKVWRKCKMRIFTVAQMDDNSIQMKKDLTTFLYHLRITAEVEVVEMHESDISAYTYEKTLVMEQRSQILKQMHLTKNEREREIQSITDESRGSIRRKNPANTRLRLNVPEEQAADGEEKPEEEVQLIHDKNATTFSSSSQSPGDEVEAAPEKVHLTWTKEKSVAEKNKSKSPVSPEGIKDFFSMKPEWENLNQSNVRRMHTAVRLNEVIVKKSQDAKLVLLNMPGPPRNRKGDENYMEFLEVLTEHLDRVLLVRGGGREVITIYS, encoded by the exons GCGATGGCAATCCCAAGGAGAGCAGCCCCTTCATTAACAGCACGGACCTGGAGAAGGGCAAGGAGTACGATGGCAAGAACATGGCCCTCTTCGAG GAGGAGATGGACACCAGCCCTATGGTCTCGTCCCTGCTGAGTGGACTGGCCAATTACACCAACCTGCCACAGGGCAGCCGGGAGCATGAGGAGGCTGAGAACAATGATGGAGGCAAGAAGAAGCCGGTGCAG GCCCCACGGATGGGCACCTTCATGGGTGTCTACCTGCCCTGCCTTCAGAACATCTTCGGAGTCATCCTCTTTTTGCGCCTCACCTGGGTGGTGGGGATCGCTGGCATCATGGAGTCATTCTGCATGgtcttcctctgctgctcctgt ACGATGCTGACGGCCATTTCCATGAGCGCGATCGCCACCAACGGTGTGGTGCCAG CGGGTGGCTCCTACTACATGATCTCACGCTCGCTGGGACCTGAGTttggtggggctgtggggctctgCTTCTACCTGGGCACCACCTTTGCGGGTGCCATGTACATCCTGGGCACCATCGAAATCCTGCTG GCCTACATCTTCCCAGCCATGGCCATCTTCAAGGCAGAGGATGCCAGCGGGGAGGCAGCTGCAATGCTCAACAACATGCGTGTGTATGGCACCTGTGTGCTGACCTGCATGGCCACCGTGGTGTTCGTGGGTGTCAAGTATGTCAACAAATTCGCCCTGGTCTTCCTGGGCTGTGTCATCCTCTCCATCCTTGCCATCTATGCTGGAGTCATCAAATCTGCCTTTGACCCACCAAGCTTCCC GATCTGCCTCCTGGGCAACAGGACCCTCTCACGCCACGGCTTCGACCTCTGCACCAAGATGGTGGTGGAGGGGAACGAGACAGTTGGCTCCAAGCTCTGGGAGCTTTTCTGCACCTCCCGTTTCCTCAATGCCACCTGTGATGAGTACTTCACCATGAACAACGTCACTGAGATCGAGGGcatccctggtgctgccagTGGCCTCATCCAAG AGAACCTCTGGAGCTCATACCTGACCAAGGGCGTGATCGTGGAGAAGCGGGGGCTGCCCTCGGTGAGCTCCCCCGACACGCCGGTGGACATGGACCAGCCCTACGTCTTCAGCGACATGACGTCCTACTTCACCCTGCTCGTGGGCATCTACTTCCCCTCGGTGACAG GCATCATGGCTGGCTCCAACCGCTCGGGAGACCTGCGGGATGCCCAGAAGTCCATCCCCACGGGCACCATCCTGGCCATTGCCACCACCTCTGCGGTCT ATATCAGCTCTGTTGTCCTCTTTGGAGCATGCATCGAGGGGGTCGTCCTGCGTGACAA GTTTGGTGAGGCTGTCAACGGGAACCTGGTGGTTGGCACCCTGGCGTGGCCGTCCCCGTGGGTCATTGTCATTGGCTCTTTCTTCTCCACCTGCGGGGCGGGGTTGCAGAGTCTCACCGGCGCCCCCCGCCTCCTGCAAgccatctccagggatgggatcgTTCCCTTCCTCAGG GTCTTTGGCCATGGCAAAGCCAACGGGGAGCCGACATgggccctgctgctcacagcctgcaTCTGCGAGATCGGGATCCTGATCGCCTCCCTGGACGAGGTGGCTCCCATCCTCTCCAT GTTCTTCCTCATGTGCTACATGTTTGTGAACCTGGCGTGTGCGGTTCAGACGCTGCTGCGGACGCCCAACTGGCGGCCCCGCTTCCGCTACTACCACTG gACCCTGTCCTTCCTGGGCATGAGCCTCTGCCTGGCGCTGATGTTCATCTGCTCCTGGTACTACGCACTGGTGGCCATGCTGATCGCTGGCCTCATCTACAAATACATCGAGTACCGCGG GGCGGAGAAGGAGTGGGGTGACGGGATCCGGGGCCTGTCCCTGAGTGCAGCCCGCTATGCCCTGCTGCGCCTGGAGGAAGGGCCCCCACACACCAAaaactggag GCCGCAGCTGCTGGTCCTGGTCCGTGGGGATCAGGAGCAGAACGTGGTGCACCCGCAGCTCCTGTCCTTCACCTCGCAGCTCaaggctgggaagggcctcACGATCGTGGCCTCGGTGTTAGAAGGGACCTTCCTGGACAACCACCCTCAGGCACAGAGGGCAGAGGAG TCCATCCGGCGCCTGATGGAGGCAGAGAAGGTGAAGGGCTTTTGTCAGGTGGTGATCTCCTCTAACCTGCGGGATGGCATGTCCCACCTGATCCAGTCCAgcgggctgggggggctgcagcACAACACAGTGCTGGTGGGCTGGCCCCGCAGCTGGCGCCAGAAGGAGGACCACCAGACCTGGAGGAACTTCATTG AGCTGGTGCGAGAGACCACAGCTGGGCATCTGGCCTTGCTGGTGGCCAAGAATGTTGCCATGTTTCCGGGCAACCAGGAGCGGTTCTCGGAGGGTCACATCGACGTCTGGTGGATTGTCCACGATGGGGGGATGCTgatgctgctgcccttcctgctgcGGCAGCACAAG GTGTGGCGTAAGTGCAAGATGCGCATCTTCACGGTGGCACAGATGGATGACAACAGCATCCAGATGAAGAAGGACCTGACCACGTTCCTGTACCACCTGCGCATCACCGCAGAGGTGGAGGTGGTGGAGATG CATGAGAGTGACATCTCTGCTTACACCTATGAGAAGACTCTGGTGATGGAGCAGCGTTCCCAGATCCTCAAACAAATGCACCTCACCAAGAACGAGCGGGAGCgggag ATCCAGAGCATCACGGATGAGTCCCGTGGCTCCATCCGGCGCAAGAACCCGGCCAACACCCGCCTGCGCTTGAACGTCCCCGAGGAGCAGGCTGCTGATGGCGAGGAGAAgccagaggaggag GTCCAACTAATCCACGACAAGAATGCCAccaccttctccagcagctctcagtcTCCTGGTGATGAGGTGGAGGCAGCCCCTGAGAAGGTGCATCTCACCTGGACCAAGGAGAAGTCCGTTGCTGAGAAGAACAAGAGCAAGAGCCCTGTCAGCCCTGAGGGCATCAAAGACTTCTTCAGCATGAAGCC GGAGTGGGAGAACCT GAACCAGTCCAACGTGAGGAGGATGCACACGGCTGTGAGGCTCAATGAGGTGATTGTGAAGAAGTCCCAGGATGCCAAGCTGGTCCTGCTGAACATGCCAGGGCCTCCCCGTAACCGGAAAGGGGATGAGAACT ACATGGAGTTCCTGGAGGTGCTGACGGAGCATCTGGACAGAGTGCTCCTGGTGCGTGGTGGGGGCCGGGAGGTCATCACCATCTACTCCTGA
- the NCOA5 gene encoding nuclear receptor coactivator 5 isoform X2 produces MNKASSRSSPTRREQYAYGDGRDARRDRSPLRGSPRRDPRDGRDGRNGRDARDARDMRGRDMRDARDHRDPRDLRDPRDLRDPRDLRDPRDVRDLRDPREPLYDRYRDPRDMRNARDMRDPRDMRDPRDPLYRRDESYDRYLRLDDYYRRKDDSYYDRYKEPEDRLKREERRREELYRQYYEEIKRRFDAERPVDCSVIVVNKQTKEYAESVGRKVRDLGMVVDLIFLNTEMSLTQALDDVSRGGSPFAIVITQQHQVHRSCTVNIMFGTPQEHRNMPQADAMVLVARNYERYKTESREKEREEIARQAAKMADEAILQERERPPPMEEGVRGGHSPRIQTLLNLLADNRYVTAEEIDKVIDYLRDRKERLLRGSTEPLQAPMSRQPLGPPSGSSLGSQSNLPSSQAHQSSQPLVSTPSVPVSSSTPQQELQAKILSLFNSGAAAAAAAVANSGPAASAGSSATTPNQNFANLPGGQPRPAQMNAGNLNQAQQRLQTPNTQIPALPGPSRNAGPRPGAPPQPQPLYGQHQTRLPAPGSVPAQRPVSSGINFDNPSVQKALDTLIQSGPALSHLVSQTVAQGRAGSSAQQPMGAYQRHY; encoded by the exons atgaaTAAGGCTTCATCAAGGTCCAGTCCCACACGAAG AGAGCAATATGCCTACGGGGATGGCCGAGATGCCAGGCGTGACCGCTCCCCTCTGCGGGGGAGCCCACGGAGAGaccccagggatggcagggatggcaggaacGGGCGAGATGCGAGAGACGCCCGAGACATGCGAGGCAGAGACATGCGGGATGCCCGAGACCACAGGGACCCACGGGACCTGCGAGACCCACGGGACTTGAGGGATCCCAGGGACTTGAGGGACCCACGTGATGTTAGAGATCTTCGTGACCCACGGGAGCCGCTGTATGATCGATACAGGGATCCACGGGATATGAGAAATGCACGAGATATGAGGGATCCGCGGGATATGAGAGACCCTCGGGACCCTCTGTACAG ACGAGACGAATCTTACGACCGTTACCTGCGCCTTGACGACTACTACCGGCGCAAGGACGACTCCTACTACGACCGCTACAAGGAGCCAGAGG ACCGCCTGAAGCGCGAGGAGCGGCGCCGGGAGGAGCTGTACCGTCAGTACTATGAGGAAATCAAGAGACGGTTTGATGCAGAGAGACCCGTGGATTGTTCCGTGATAGTGGTGAATAAACAGACAAA GGAGTACGCAGAGTCCGTGGGGCGGAAGGTGCGGGACCTGGGCATGGTGGTGGACCTGATCTTCCTCAACACAGAGATGTCACTGACACAAGCCCTGGATGATGTGAGCAGGGGAGGGTCTCCTTTCGCCATTGTCATCACCCAGCAGCATCAAGTTCACCGTTCTTGCACTGTTAACATCATGTTTGGCACCCCACAAG AGCACCGCAACATGCCCCAGGCCGATGCCATGGTGCTGGTGGCAAGGAATTACGAGCGCTACAAGACGGAGTCCCGGGAGAAGGAGCGGGAGGAGATCGCCCGGCAGGCTGCCAAGATGGCAGATGAAGCCATTCTGCAGGAGAGGGAGCGCCCACCCCCCATGGAGGAGGGTGTCAGAGGAGGTCACTCTCCCAGGATCCAGACTCTCCTGAACCTGCTGGCAGACAATCGCTATGTGACTGCTGAGGAGATAGATAAAGTCATTGATTACCTGAGAGACAGGAAGGAACGCTTGCTGCGGGGCAGCACTGAGCCTCTGCAGG caCCCATGTCAAGACAACCTTTGGGGCCACCTTCAGGATCATCACTGGGTAGTCAGTCCAACCTTCCAAGTTCTCAGGCTCATCAGAGTTCACAGCCTCTGGTCTCTACTCCTTCTGTTCCAGTGTCCTCTTCTACTCCTCAGCAGGAGCTTCAAGCAAAAATCCTCAGTCTCTTCAACAGcggggcggcggcagcagcagctgctgtggccaaCAGCGGCCCTGCGGCCTCCGCGGGCTCTTCGGCCACCACTCCCAACCAGAACTTTGCTAACCTGCCTGGCGGGCAGCCCCGGCCAGCACAGATGAATGCTGGAAATTTAAATCAGGCTCAGCAGAGATTGCAGACTCCAAACACGCagattcctgctctcccaggccCTTCGAGAAACGCAGGTCCGAGGCCCGGAGCTCCTCCACAGCCGCAGCCGCTCTATGGTCAGCACCAAACGCGCCTCCCTGCGCCTGGCAGTGTGCCCGCCCAAAGGCCGGTGTCTTCTGGTATCAACTTTGACAACCCCAGTGTACAGAAAGCCTTGGACACCCTTATCCAGAGTGGTCCTGCACTCTCCCACCTTGTGAGCCAAACTGTGGCCCAGGGGCGAGCGGGCTCCTCAGCCCAGCAACCGATGGGTGCCTACCAGCGACACTATTAG